A genome region from Hevea brasiliensis isolate MT/VB/25A 57/8 chromosome 7, ASM3005281v1, whole genome shotgun sequence includes the following:
- the LOC110663857 gene encoding uncharacterized protein LOC110663857 isoform X1 translates to MVPFLPLLSLIILSLAISISISIPGVNPREQYSSAYDVLEDHGLPMGLLPKGVKDFRIEDTGHFVVHLDQACNAKFESELHYDRNVSGTLSYGQIGALSGISAQELFLWFPVKGIRVDVPSSGLIYFDVGVVSKQFSLSLFETPRDCLAVQDGQTEAIETGRLIAEAVSKSQLGGLRYQLDQENFGRGVL, encoded by the exons ATGGTTCCTTTCTTGCCTTTGCTTTCACTTATTATTCTCTCTCTCGCAAtctcaatctcaatatcaatccCAGGTGTCAATCCACGGGAGCAGTATTCATCAGCCTACGATGTTCTTGAGGATCATGGGCTTCCCATGGGCCTACTCCCTAAGGGCGTTAAGGATTTCAGAATCGAAGATACGGGCCATTTCGTGGTCCACTTGGATCAGGCTTGCAACGCCAAGTTCGAGAGCGAATTGCATTACGATAGGAATGTTTCTGGGACTCTGAGCTACGGCCAGATCGGGGCTTTGTCTGGAATTTCTGCTCAAGAGTTGTTTTTGTGGTTTCCGGTCAAGGGAATTCGGGTAGATGTGCCCAGTTCGGGCCTTATTTATTTCGATGTTGGTGTAGTGTCTAAGCAGTTCTCGCTTTCCTTGTTTGAGACACCGAGGGATTGTTTGGCGGTTCAAGATGGGCAAACGGAGGCTATTGAGACAGGAAGGCTCATTGCCGAGGCTGTGTCCAAG AGCCAACTTGGGGGGTTAAGATATCAACTCGATCAAGAGAATTTTGGGAGGGGTGTTCTGTAG
- the LOC110663857 gene encoding uncharacterized protein LOC110663857 isoform X2, which yields MGLLPKGVKDFRIEDTGHFVVHLDQACNAKFESELHYDRNVSGTLSYGQIGALSGISAQELFLWFPVKGIRVDVPSSGLIYFDVGVVSKQFSLSLFETPRDCLAVQDGQTEAIETGRLIAEAVSKSQLGGLRYQLDQENFGRGVL from the exons ATGGGCCTACTCCCTAAGGGCGTTAAGGATTTCAGAATCGAAGATACGGGCCATTTCGTGGTCCACTTGGATCAGGCTTGCAACGCCAAGTTCGAGAGCGAATTGCATTACGATAGGAATGTTTCTGGGACTCTGAGCTACGGCCAGATCGGGGCTTTGTCTGGAATTTCTGCTCAAGAGTTGTTTTTGTGGTTTCCGGTCAAGGGAATTCGGGTAGATGTGCCCAGTTCGGGCCTTATTTATTTCGATGTTGGTGTAGTGTCTAAGCAGTTCTCGCTTTCCTTGTTTGAGACACCGAGGGATTGTTTGGCGGTTCAAGATGGGCAAACGGAGGCTATTGAGACAGGAAGGCTCATTGCCGAGGCTGTGTCCAAG AGCCAACTTGGGGGGTTAAGATATCAACTCGATCAAGAGAATTTTGGGAGGGGTGTTCTGTAG